One genomic window of Raphanus sativus cultivar WK10039 unplaced genomic scaffold, ASM80110v3 Scaffold2595, whole genome shotgun sequence includes the following:
- the LOC130505808 gene encoding uncharacterized protein LOC130505808, protein MCASQDDGSVQRRFAAVIRRAPSLRYSVVSDLSICSTDLLIGASLLLYEEETVSVSRSRSHPPDLTPSPLSIMFGSALKILLPLREGEDLSQVSPHCYTISSTDRRAEPSINLSRKSHQPFTCHCSVCAELGFHRQRQFDTSIGLGLQNFGCGPNKSKIYH, encoded by the exons ATGTGCGCTTCTCAAGACGACGGATCTGTTCAGAGAAGGTTCGCCGCCGTGATTAGGAGAGCTCCGTCTTTGCGTTACAG TGTTGTGTCTGATCTTTCAATTTGCTCCACCGACCTTCTAATCGGTGCATCTCTACTCCTTTATGAAGAAGAAACCGTGAGCGTTTCCAGATCTAGGTCTCACCCGCCGGATCTGACACCATCCCCGCTGTCCATCATGTTCGGTTCAGCTCTGAAGATTTTGCTTCCTCTCCGAGAAGGTGAGGATCTCAGTCAAGTTTCTCCGCATTGCTATACCATATCGTCAACAGATCGGAGAGCCGAACCGTCCATCAATTTGTCACGAAAAAGCCACCAGCCGTTCACATGTCACTGCTCCGTTTGCGCCGAGTTGGGATTCCACCGGCAAAGACAATTTGATACATCAATTGGGCTGGGTTTACAAAATTTTGGGTGTGGGCCTAACAAGTCCAAAATCTATCACTGA